The following proteins come from a genomic window of Polaribacter dokdonensis:
- a CDS encoding acetyl-CoA carboxylase carboxyltransferase subunit alpha: MEYLDFEMPIKELEDQLEKCQIIGEESDVDVTATCKKIEKKLVDARKNIYKNLTPWQRVQLSRHPNRPYTLDYIKAICGDTFMELHGDRNVKDDKAMIGGLGKIGDQSFMFIGQQKGFNTKTRQYRNFGMANPEGYRKALRLMKMAEKFNIPVVTLLDTPGAYPGLEAEERGQGEAIARNILEMTRLKTPIITIVIGEGASGGALGIGVGDRVYMMENTWYTVISPESCSSILWRSWEFKEQAAEALKLTGADMKRLKLIDAIIKEPVGGAHSDRAGAFKAVKNQILKAFDQLKDLSHSDLVSKRMDKYADMGVYKE; the protein is encoded by the coding sequence ATGGAATATTTAGATTTTGAAATGCCAATTAAAGAGCTTGAAGATCAGTTGGAAAAGTGTCAGATAATTGGTGAAGAAAGTGATGTTGATGTTACTGCAACCTGCAAGAAAATTGAAAAAAAACTAGTTGACGCTAGAAAAAATATATATAAAAACTTAACTCCTTGGCAAAGAGTACAATTGTCAAGACACCCAAACAGACCTTATACATTAGATTACATTAAAGCCATTTGTGGAGATACTTTTATGGAGCTTCATGGAGATAGAAATGTAAAAGATGATAAAGCAATGATAGGTGGTTTAGGTAAAATCGGCGATCAATCTTTTATGTTTATTGGTCAGCAAAAAGGTTTTAACACAAAAACGCGTCAGTATAGAAATTTTGGGATGGCTAACCCAGAAGGATATCGTAAAGCTTTACGTTTAATGAAAATGGCAGAGAAGTTTAATATTCCTGTTGTAACTTTATTAGATACACCTGGTGCTTACCCTGGTTTAGAAGCAGAAGAAAGAGGACAAGGAGAAGCTATTGCTAGAAATATTTTAGAAATGACTCGTTTAAAAACGCCAATTATAACAATTGTTATTGGTGAAGGAGCTTCTGGAGGTGCTTTAGGAATAGGAGTAGGAGATAGAGTATACATGATGGAAAACACTTGGTATACTGTAATTTCACCTGAATCTTGTTCATCTATTTTATGGAGAAGTTGGGAGTTTAAAGAACAAGCAGCTGAAGCATTAAAATTAACAGGTGCTGATATGAAGCGATTAAAATTAATAGATGCTATTATTAAAGAACCAGTTGGAGGAGCGCATTCAGATAGAGCAGGTGCGTTTAAAGCAGTAAAAAACCAAATTTTAAAGGCTTTTGATCAACTTAAAGATTTATCTCATTCAGATTTAGTTTCTAAAAGAATGGATAAATACGCTGATATGGGTGTGTATAAAGAGTAA